In one window of Erwinia tasmaniensis Et1/99 DNA:
- the rpsT gene encoding 30S ribosomal protein S20: protein MANIKSAKKRAVTSEKRRKHNASRRSMMRTFIKKVYAAIATGDKAAAQNAFNEMQPLVDRQAAKGLIHKNKAARHKANLTAQISKMA, encoded by the coding sequence TTGGCTAATATCAAATCAGCTAAGAAACGCGCCGTAACGTCTGAGAAGCGTCGTAAGCATAACGCTAGCCGTCGTTCAATGATGCGTACTTTTATCAAGAAAGTATACGCGGCTATCGCTACTGGCGATAAAGCGGCTGCGCAGAATGCATTTAATGAAATGCAACCACTTGTGGACCGTCAGGCTGCTAAAGGCCTGATCCACAAAAACAAAGCTGCACGTCATAAAGCAAACTTGACTGCACAGATTAGCAAAATGGCTTAA